Proteins encoded by one window of Oreochromis niloticus isolate F11D_XX linkage group LG17, O_niloticus_UMD_NMBU, whole genome shotgun sequence:
- the LOC109195118 gene encoding sterile alpha motif domain-containing protein 3 codes for MSETSSVSCGTSCSSGSQDTVILSSPEHLSQRLQRWPTSFSVPRFAYDTELLLASGNEAFKKDGTKLNFIPVLPDILEKLAETIFQYVAYPTSAQLADVAEALVRQHPCLKEPGSYNGCYGWQQRLKYKMGNYRSKLRGLGCLELDVNSLKRKQAHEKTPSKNLKKPRKAEVNYLPPNPQGETEESLEKERLQLLDEVKKRNNYRIISEKMAKTFSSRRQEVVNLAPPVSDFKSRWPALFDATQINDEFQRITTVNLETTFMAKLDQYSARIMSLASSKAGAAKIKIERIRNMLQESSVEIKREVAIRCLMVYLKEKEEDLFREQLDGEEQFPEEVVKIVVTRRAAVSLPAIAKIVIEGTAVLEDLDVPRACALMMGLIYALNLSYPKQVKNTLEVFQKVFLELDGLKASPRVMSLKCKLLL; via the exons ATGTCAGAGACTTCCAGTGTGTCCTGTGGCACCAGTTGCTCATCTGGATCTCAGGATACAGTAATTCTTTCCTCACCTGAACATCTGAGTCAGCGTTTACAGCGCTGGCCTACCAGTTTTTCTGTTCCTCGCTTTGCTTATGACACTGAGCTTTTACTTGCTTCAGGAAATGAAGCTTTCAAAAAGGATGGAACTAAACTCAACTTTATTCCAGTTCTTCCAGATATCCTTGAGAAATTGGCTGAAACGATCTTTCAGTATGTTGCCTACCCAACATCTGCACAGTTAGCAGATGTAGCTGAAGCACTTGTTCGACAGCATCCATGCCTTAAAGAACCAGGATCCTATAATGGATGCTATGGATGGCAACAAagactaaaatataaaatggGCAATTACAGAAGTAAACTCAGAGGGCTTGGGTGCCTTGAGCTGGATGTGAACTCTCtcaaaagaaagcaagcacATGAGAAGACACCTTCAAAGAATCTTAAAAAGCCAAGAAAGGCTGAGGTGAACTATTTGCCACCTAACCCACAAGGAGAAACAGAGGAAAGTTTGGAAAAGGAAAGATTGCAACTTCTTGATGAAGTGAAGAAGAGGAACAACTATCGGATCATCAGTGAAAAAATGGCCAAAACATTCTCGAGTCGCAGACAGGAAGTTGTTAATCTGGCACCACCTGTCAGTGACTTCAAAAGTAGATGGCCTGCACTTTTTGATGCAACACAG ataaatgACGAGTTCCAAAGGATCACCACTGTTAACTTGGAAACAACATTCATGGCAAAACTGGACCAGTATTCCGCAAGAATAATGTCCCTGGCCTCTTCAAAAGCAGGTGCTGCAAAAATTAAGATCGAGCGCATCAGGAACATGCTGCAAGAG AGTTCGGTGGAAATAAAGAGAGAGGTCGCAATCCGTTGCCTGATGGTGTAtctgaaagagaaagaagaggatctCTTCAGAGAACAGCTG GATGGTGAAGAACAGTTCCCAGAAGAAGTGGTAAAGATTGTAGTCACCAGACGTGCAGCAGTGTCTCTCCCAGCCATCGCTAAAATTGTGATTGAAGGAACAGCAGTCCTGGAAGACCTTGATGTGCCCAGAGCGTGTGCCTTAATGATGGGGCTTATATACGCTCTCAATCTGAGCTACCCAAAACAAGTAAAGAACACTCTAGAGGTATTCCAGAAGGTATTTCTGGAACTTGATGGGCTTAAAGCCAGTCCACGGGTAATGTCTCTTAAGTGCAAACTTCTGTTGTGA